The genome window GTTTTGATCCTATTTTTATTGACGGGGCATCTAAAATGGCAGTAAACAGCAAACGACTACAGCTTACCCCCCTTCAGATCCCTCCCCTTCCATCGGCAGAAACACCCATCTTCTGCTTAAATCCCCGACTCGTGAACTTTGTTAGGGTGAAAAAAACCAATGAGGCCAGCAACAATGGTTGCTACACACCTCGACGCTGAGTTGCAGCACAACGAGAGACGTCCTCTCTTGACGAACAGAGCTGATGGAAACAACAACATGAGCCCCATGCAAAAGGCAATAGGCCAAACATACCAGAGCACTGCCCACCTCGCCAAACTCCTTCCTTCTGGCACTGTCCTTTCTTTCCAGATCCTGGCTCCCACCCTGGCAAAGCAAGGCCACTGCAGTGACATGAACCGGATGATGACAGGAGGCCTTGTGGTGCTCTGTGCGTTGTCCTGCTGCGTTCTCAGCTTCACAGACAGTTTCAGGGATGAGGAAGGGAAGGTCCGATTTGGGTTCGCCACACCCAGGGGATTGTGGGTCATTGATGGTGGGGCTCCTCTTGATCCACTTGGGGCAGCAGGATTCAGGATGCGGTTTCTAGACTTTGTGCATGCCATTGTTTCAGCTATGATTTTTGTAGCAATCGCACTGTTTGACCAACACGTGGTGTCTTGCTTCTATCCAACACCATCCGAGGATACAAAGCAACTACTCACAGCATTGCCAGTAGGAATTGGAATCATTGGAAGCATGCTGTTTGTTAGCTTCCCTACCACTCGTCACAGCATTGGCTCCACACTCTCTTCACAATAATAGTGTCTTCAATTTTTTGTCCGCCCTGGTTCCTGCTGAATCGATTATTTGTAACGTGTAAGTCTCTTGAGTAGTTTGGATATGTATAACGTCACAACATCTATCTCTAGCAATAATATTTTGGGAAGAGGAGTTTCACTTAATGGTGAAATCGATTGTAACATTGACAGATGGATTTTGTATATGAAATCAACGGTAACTGTGAACAAAGGGCACCCATACAAAATCATCAAACCGTTTGGTTGACCATCACAACCTCACAAACTAAAATATTTACTTCTTGAATAAAACTCATATTGTTTCATTTTATAGTTATTTCAGCCGTTGAATATTTTGAGTTAGCAATTGTATGCCACCTACATCGAGAATATGTACATGGAATGCGAATGAATGGCCAGAGTGATTGCAAGTTGCAATAAACTACCTCTGCACGTCAGGGGTACTATATGACATTCTGTACAACTATTAAAGTCTTCACTTCGATTTTTATCAACTAGTATTGCATACATGTTGTCTTAAGATTGTTTGTGTCAGTATCGTTATTTTATATCTAAACACAAATTAAGTAGATGGGACATCATAAACAGAAGTTGATAATGACTAGTCTGAATCCTAAACAAAACTAGAATTGTTTCCAGTACAAACACcagttatatttttttattttgttttatcTAAACAATATTTTCTTCCTTTGTTAGAAAGCAAAACTAGAGCATATGTGCAGAACAAAAAGATTTAATCATTTCTAGTTATGAATAAGCTGGCAATAATAGAGAAGTAGCACCATGCCTACGCAGCATTTATGCTTCTACACCATAGTCGAATAACACTAAGCACAAGATTCAACTAACCATCAAGGGAACATAACCAGCACATACAGCAAACAAGAACTTAACTCTATTTTACTTTGTCAATAAATTATAAATCTTAAGTTCTCAATATTGCTAGCACAGATGTCTCGATAATAGAAAGACTCTCCCCACATCCACATCCAAAGATCCACTGCAAAGCACACAAGTACTCTATGAAATCATGTATGTAGTATACAGAAGGGAGGTAGGAGATATAATCACATCATACCTGACGAGTAAGCTCCCGCGCTAGGCGACGCCAGGTAATAACACAACATAGAGCCAAATTCTAAAATCAACTAACTGTTATATGGTCCCAGATTTCCTTGGCTTCTTGCCTCACCTTTTTCTTACTCCAGTACCCACTGATAATAACATCCCATGTCTCCCTCTCAGGGATGCATCTCTCCGACAGCATGTCAAGCACAACACGGGCAGCTTTCTCTATGTTATTTTTGGAGAAGCTCTCAACAAGAAGATGGAAAGTGGTTGGGTCGGTAGAAATACTACGAGTCCTTGTGCTCTGGTAGACCTGAAAAGCCCTGCCAAGTTCACCCTTATCACATAATGCTGTCAGCACGGTATTGTTTATCCTGGCATGCAAGCTCCAAGTCACCCGGTTTGGTTCAATACCGGCAAGAACCATCTCATCCAGGTAATTTGCAGCTTCCACAGCCCTTCCTGCATCACATAGCCCAACAATTAGCTTCCCaaacaacccagcatcaggcttcCTCCCCTGTAGTCGCATCCGGTCCAAGATCTCCATTGCCTCACTCAGCATGTGCTCCTTACAGAGTCCATCAATCACCGAGCTATATGTGATCATATTTGGCAGTTTCTTCTCCTTGATCATTCTATCCAGCAATTCTAATGCCGATGTGGCACGTCCACCCTTGCACAGTCCATCAATCAGTGAACTATAAGTGACCAGATTAGGCGAGACCCCTCTCCTCCCCATTTCATGAAATATCTTTAAGGCATCATCAAAGCAGCCCTCCCTTGCAAGCCAATGGATAACAGTGGTGTAAGTAACGACGGTAGGTGCAATGCATTTCCCAACCATCTCAGAGAACATGTCGAGGGCCTCCGCCAGGCGGCCGCGGCGGCAGAGCCCGTCGATGATGGTGTTGTAGGAGCATACATCGGGTTTGGGGATGTTCCGGAAAAGACGGAGAGCATCTTCGATGTGAGCGGCGGCGTCGGAGCAGTGGGCCTTGAGGAGGACGTTGTACGTGGCAGCGGTGGGGGCGAATCCGGCGGCGCGCATGTCGGCGAGTAGGGAGCGGGCCAGGGGGAGGTGCGAGTGCGCGACGAGAGCGGCGAGGACGGCGTTGTAGGAGCGAGCAGAGTGGGGGAGCGCGAGGTCGGAGGGGGCGGAGCGGAAGAGGTGGAGAGCGGCGAGCGGGCGGTGCGTGCGGGAGAAGGCGCGGAGGAGGCCGAGGAAGGGAGGCTCGAGAGCGGCAACGGAGGGGAAGACCCCGCGTGAGCGGGAGAGGAGGGAGGTGGCGAGGGGGAGGTGGCCGGCGGAGGCGAGGCGAGAGGTAAGGAGAGAGACGGTGGCCAGAGACGGGGTGATGGGGTCTGGCGCCGAAGTGGAAGCGGCGGCGGTGGCACCGTCGAAGATCGCAAGGGCGCGGCGAGGGTCCCGTTCGGCCCGAACCAGGCGGTGGAGGTGGTCTGCGGTGAGGGTCTTCGGCCATTTGGGCGGCGTGGAGTTGGCCGGCGGCATGGGGGCGGTGGTAAGAGAGGTGTTCGACGGAATGCCGAGGAGGATGCGTGGGCTGGAATGGTCTGAGCCCAGACCTCAACAGCGGGGTTCCAGGACAGCAGGGTCTCCGTTCTGAGGAAGTGATGAGGATCGCACGCCTACGCCACCAGCCGCGTGCCCACAGGCTTTAGGAGGCTTTAGAGGCTGGAGTGTGCGGTTCCCTCCTTCCCGAACAGGATGTCTCGCGAAGTTCACGCCGCAGAGGATCCGAACAAGTTCAAGCGCGCTTCGTCCAATGGCTTCTCCCTCGTACAGGAGGAACAGTCCTATGAACGCATCCGCGGGCACCACGAAAAGTCCAAATCCATCCGCCCCAGCACCGGAACGCAGCTAGTCAATCAAAAGCACAAAAAGCCCACCACCACTCCGCAAGTCCGCAAAGATCAAACCCAAGAAATCTGAGCACCAGCTACGCTGCTAATTATTCCATCCCATCCATCTCTCTCCATCTATCCAAATATTCCATTTAATTTCTTTTCCTCGCTGctcagcagcagctgccgccgcACAAACACAAAACACACTCCACTCTGCCACGGAAGAAAACAAAAGAAATACAAAGCCTGAGCGAAAAGGGAAGGCGGGGTTTGGTTTTTATTAGCTGCACACAATGGCAGCAGCGATCCAAACCCAATCCCCAGCGCCGCAGCGCGTGGGTAATAATCGTCCCAGTTCGAGCAGTTGCCCTTCCCGTTGCTGTTCCTGGCTTGCGGCTTCCCCAATCTCTCCTCCACATCCCTATCCTTGCCCTCTTCTTCTTCGTCGCCTTTTACCCACCCATCCGTCGCGGCGGTGTTCGTGGTGTTCAAGTTATTGTTTGTGTCAGTGTTCCTTTCCTCCTCCCGGTTCGGTCATCGGTGCTGGTATTCTTCGCCACGGAGATCCGGCCACACATCGATTCGCCTTCTTTTTCCTCGCTCCGCGACGCGGGGTACAATATCGACTGGACTGCGAGGCATTTGGTGCGGGCAGGCGCTACGAGGTGG of Zea mays cultivar B73 chromosome 8, Zm-B73-REFERENCE-NAM-5.0, whole genome shotgun sequence contains these proteins:
- the LOC103636163 gene encoding protein DMP6, with the protein product MRPATMVATHLDAELQHNERRPLLTNRADGNNNMSPMQKAIGQTYQSTAHLAKLLPSGTVLSFQILAPTLAKQGHCSDMNRMMTGGLVVLCALSCCVLSFTDSFRDEEGKVRFGFATPRGLWVIDGGAPLDPLGAAGFRMRFLDFVHAIVSAMIFVAIALFDQHVVSCFYPTPSEDTKQLLTALPVGIGIIGSMLFVSFPTTRHSIGSTLSSQ
- the LOC100275629 gene encoding pentatricopeptide repeat-containing protein At5g46100; protein product: MPPANSTPPKWPKTLTADHLHRLVRAERDPRRALAIFDGATAAASTSAPDPITPSLATVSLLTSRLASAGHLPLATSLLSRSRGVFPSVAALEPPFLGLLRAFSRTHRPLAALHLFRSAPSDLALPHSARSYNAVLAALVAHSHLPLARSLLADMRAAGFAPTAATYNVLLKAHCSDAAAHIEDALRLFRNIPKPDVCSYNTIIDGLCRRGRLAEALDMFSEMVGKCIAPTVVTYTTVIHWLAREGCFDDALKIFHEMGRRGVSPNLVTYSSLIDGLCKGGRATSALELLDRMIKEKKLPNMITYSSVIDGLCKEHMLSEAMEILDRMRLQGRKPDAGLFGKLIVGLCDAGRAVEAANYLDEMVLAGIEPNRVTWSLHARINNTVLTALCDKGELGRAFQVYQSTRTRSISTDPTTFHLLVESFSKNNIEKAARVVLDMLSERCIPERETWDVIISGYWSKKKVRQEAKEIWDHITVS